The Williamwhitmania sp. region CTTTTATGAAACAACTCATACTGGTTCGCCATGGTAAGGCATCTGTGTCCGAGGAAGCCTTCGAAGACGTTGACCGTCCTTTAAAATTACGTGGCATAAAAGATTCGCTTGCAATTGCAAAAACGCTCAAAGAGAAGAACATAACTCCAACACAGATTATTAGCAGCCATGCGGCACGGGCATGTCACACTGCCACCATTTTTGCAGAATGCCTGCATTACCCACTAGAGTCGCTCTCCCTTACCTCAAAGCTTTACAGTGCCAATCTTAAGGATATCTTGGACTTGATTCATCAAACGGAAGATAAAATTTCGGTACTCCTACTTGTAGGCCACAATCCCACATTTACTTATGCAACAAACGAGTTTCTCAAAGATCCAATTTACGATTTACCAACAGCTGGCGTAGCTATCCTCAACTTTAGCGCTGAGGGATGGCAGTCCATTTCCAGAAAAAGTTTAAGCAGTTCTGAGTTCGTTTTTCCAAAGAAAGATTAGTATA contains the following coding sequences:
- a CDS encoding histidine phosphatase family protein translates to MKQLILVRHGKASVSEEAFEDVDRPLKLRGIKDSLAIAKTLKEKNITPTQIISSHAARACHTATIFAECLHYPLESLSLTSKLYSANLKDILDLIHQTEDKISVLLLVGHNPTFTYATNEFLKDPIYDLPTAGVAILNFSAEGWQSISRKSLSSSEFVFPKKD